The Bacteroidota bacterium genome includes the window TGGATTTTGTTACACGGACCGCTTACCTTAACAAGTATACTCGTGCTTAGCAATACAAATTTGCAAGAAGCTTACGAGTTTTTTGAATTAAAGGCATCCCTGCGTTTATTTATTTTAATCCCTTATAGTTGGCTTTTTATCATGGCACTGAAGCATAAGTTTCAAGTAGCTGCATCAAAGTCGAATACTATTATTGCAGCAATTTTATTTTTTACTGTAGTTGTATTTATGGGCTATGATGCACTTAAACAACGATTCATTCGTAAAGCTTCTCCACCAATTGTGCGTGTAATTGCTGCTTACATCAACGATGCTGATTTATATAAGGAAGCAGGAACCAAACAAGTTCCTAAAAAAATAAACGCCTTTTCATCCAACCAACTTAGTCGTCAAACTTTTGTTTTAATTATCGGAGAATCGGTCAATAAAAAGCATCTCTCACTTTATGGATACCCACAAAATACAAGCCCATTGCTGAGCAAACGAAACGATATAGTTGCATTCAACAATGTGGTAAGTGCTTATTCCAATACTTTAAATGCAGTACTTTCCATGTTTTCAAATGCCTCAATTGATACAGTTATTCCTCCTCAGCAACAAGTCGATTTAATGGATGTTTTTTATTCAGCCGGTTTTGAAACATATTGGATTTCTAATCAGTCACCCATTGGTATTTGGGACAACAAAGTTTCTGCTTTAGCGCAAAAGTCGGATAACTGCATATTCGTAAACACCACTGCGAATAATTCCTTCGAATCAATTAATACAGCTTCATACGATAGTAAATTATTGAATCCCTTTGCAAATGCACTCCGAGCAGAAGCTCCAAAAAAATTTATTGTGGTACATTTAATGGGAAGTCATGCTTCCTATGTAAAAAGATATCCTGCAACATTTAATCAATTTAAGGGAACAGATGAACGAACTTCTTTGATTGCGAATTACGATAATTCTATACTGTACACAGATTTTATTGTAGATAGTTTATTGACATTGCTTACTCAGCAAGCCTCGAACAGAGCTGAGTTTTGTTCTGCAATTTACCTTGCCGATCATGGCGAAAATGTATACGATGAAAATAACGATGTTGGGCATGGATATGCCGGAAAACTTCCACACGCAAATATCGAAATTCCTTTTTTACTCTGGCTCTCGCCACCTTTTCTAAAGGATAGTGTAATTGCTTCAAATTATTATAAAAGCAAGAACGAAATTCCTTTTGTTAGCGACGATTTATTTCATGCAGTAATTGATCTCGCGCATATCAAAACGAATTATTTTGATAGGTCCAGAAGCCTTTTTAATCCTGCTTTTGAAAGTAATAGAAGGCGCATTTTAGAAGATGGTTTAAACTACGACCTTCGCTGAAATATGGAGTTTGGAATATGTTTTTTTTATAGTATATCTTCTTAATTTTAAAATACCTTTGCATTTCAAAAAATTAGCATGACAAAATCAATAAAAGAATTGGAACCAAAAGCGGTGTGGAATTATTTTGCCGAATTGAATGCAGTGCCACGCCCATCCAAGAAGGAAGAACGCGTAATTCAATTTATACTCGATTTTGGGAAGCAACTTAATTTGCCTACCAATCGTGATGAAGTTGGTAATGTGATAATTAAAAAACCAGCTTCAAAAGGTATGGAGAACCGCCAAACAGTAGTATTGCAAAGCCATCTCGATATGGTTCATCAAAAAAATGCAGCTACTGTTTTCGATTTTGATACACAAGGTATCGATATGTATGTGGAGGGAGATTGGGTAAAGGCGAAAGGAACAACATTAGGAGCCGACAATGGTTTAGGTGTTGCATCGATTATGGCGATTTTAGCTTCTGATGCAATAGCTCATCCACCAATTGAAGCACTTTTTACAATTGATGAAGAAACCGGAATGACAGGCGCACTTAATTTGAAAGGTGGATTGCTCGATGGCAGAATTTTACTGAACCTTGATACCGAAGACGACCGTGAACTTACTATCGGTTGTGCCGGTGGTGTTGATGTTACTGCTACCGGTAGCTACTCACTCGAAACAGCACCTGAAGGAGTTTTGTTTTATGAACTTAGTGTAAAAGGCGCAACCGGTGGACATTCAGGAATGGATATTTATTTAGGTCGTGCAAATGCCAATAAATTGATGAATCGATTGTTGACTGCTGCTTTCGAAACCTGTGCAATTCAAATAGCTTCTATTGATGGAGGAAGTTTGAGAAATGCAATTCCGCGCGAATCAGTTGCTATAGTCATTGTCCCGGAATCCAAAGCAACTGAACTCGAAGATTTAGTAAATGAAAAGCATAGCATTTTTCAAGCTGAGTATCAAACAACCGATCCACAATTGGTAGTAAGTTGCAAAAAATCCGATAGTAAAGCACGTGTACTTCAAAAAGGATTTCAAAGTAAATTATTGAAGAGTATTTCGGCTTGTGTAAACGGTATTTATAGAATGAGCCCGGATATTTTACACTTGGTTCAAACTTCTAATAATTTGGCAAGGGTATCAGTTAAAGAGGGAGAATACAGCATCCAATGCCTCACTCGCAGTTCAGTTGATTCAGAAAAAATTGATTTAGCTGAATCATTAAAATCAGCATTCGAGTTGATGGGAGCAAAGGTAAGTTTTGCTGGAAGTTATCCGGGTTGGACTCCAAATCCGCATGCTTCAATTGTACAACTCATGCGTAACTTGTATACTAAAATGTATCAAAGCGAGCCAATGGTAAGCGCTTGTCATGCAGGCTTAGAATGCGGAATTTTGGGTACCAATTACCCGGGAATGGAAATGATTTCATTCGGACCAAACATCACCGGTGCGCATTCACCCGACGAAAAAGCACAAATTAGTTCTGTGCAAAAATACTGGCAGTTACTGCTCGAAACTTTAAATCAAATTCCTGAAAAGAAGTAATATTAACAGCAAAAAAATGCATATGGAATTACCAAATATTTTCACAACTGAAGTAAGTCAAGGTTTTCTTGACCGCATCAATAAATTAACTGCCGCTTCACAACCTTTGTGGGGAAAAATGAACGTGGCTCAAATGCTAGCTCATTGTTGCGTTACCTACGAAATGATTTATGAAAACAAGCATAAGGCACCAGGCGGATTCGGCAAATTAATGTTAAAGTTATTTGTAAAACCAATTGTTGTTACTACAAAAACATACTCCAAAAATAGCAGAACTGCTCCTGCTTTTTTGATTGTTGATGAACGAATTTTTGAATTAGAAAAAAAACGACTCATGCAGTTTATTACACAAACACAACAAAAAGGAGAAGCATTTTTTGACGGTAAAGAATCACTTTCTTTTGGTAAGCTAAGCAGCAATGAATGGAACAATATGTTTTATAAACACCTCAATCATCACTTATCGCAATTTGGAGTGTAATACATAGCGCATAATTCTTTTATATAATACAACCGGTAAATATTTTATTGCCGGTAAATTTTTTAAAGACGTGTAGTATATCCTGCAGGATAAAGCGTTTCACTGCTCTAGCTTTTAAATGCACAAAATTGGTCATATTGCACCATGCTAATAATTTCAGACCTTTTTCGTTTTGCATAAAGCTCGAGCTTTCGATTAGTATGACATTATAAACTCTTTTTGTAATAACATCAATCTGCCTACTTTTGCTAAGCATATAAAATCGTAACCTTCCGGATTATTGTACTAGTATTTTCAACGTTTTTTTTATTTCAAAGAACTTCAAATTTACGTTACTATTCATATTTTCAGCTGGCAAACATAAATTATTCTATTAGCATAAGTCTAATAGAAATGAGCCGGTGAAGGGTTTTATCAATCAATAACAATTCTTTGTTTAAGAGAATGAGAATTATCAGATACAACAAGTTGATATACCCCCTTGGTTAACGGGCTCAAATCCATAACATACTTGTAAGAAATTTTTTTACTAAACACTAACCTCCCTGTCATATCAAACATGTTTAGTGAAAAGGTTTGTGATGAATTTTCAGAATTTAAAACCAAACTCAATTTATCTGTAGCGGGAATAGGGTAGACAATCAAATCTAAATTTCCATCGGAGCTGATTTTTGATTTTTCATTTTTCGAGTTTTTGATTCTATAATTTTGTGTACATGAAGAATCACATTGAGTATAGTATATCGTTTTATACATAGCAATCGAATCATTGTAAGAATGTACATATACTTTAATATGAAAATTAGAATCGATTTCAAAACCAAGAGGCTCATCATTTCCAATTTGCTTGTCGTTATATTTTGCTATCCAGTAAGTATTTCCGGCTGTGTCATATTTAATTGTTAGTACATCGTAATCAACGCCATTCCAGCTTTTTCCGGTAACATATAAGTTGTTATTGTCATCAATTAATATCGCCTTTATTGAATCAATTCCTTTGTTTCTACCATCAAAATCCTGTTCCCAAACTAAGTTATTATTCCAATCACTTTTTTTAATGTGATAGTTTACAGAAGCACTATCAAAGCGTGAAGAGATTGAATATTTGAAATTTGAATTATCAAATACAAATTGTTGGTTGATAGGCATAGATGGTAATGCAGAAAGATGAACAACTGTATCAATATTTGCTTGAGTATTTCCGATTTTTTTAAACTCACGATTACTCGCATTCATTCCGGCATAGTTATCAAAATCGTATATTCCAATTAATCCCGTTTTCAATAATTGTTCAGCTTGTATAGAAACGAGCCAATTATCTAAGAATTTTACTTGCGCATCATCAAGTTTTAAGCAGGGTGCCAAAGCATTAAGTACATCAAGTGCAGACTGGTAATTTCCAATCAATCGAAGGGTTGTTGCTAAGTCAATTGTATAATAAAATTCATGAAAATCATCATCCTTTTCTCTGCTCAATTCTATCATTCGCTTTTCTACTTCAATTAATTTTAAGCAGTATTCATTTGACTCATCTAATGGAACAATCCTATCATCCCTTACAAGAGTCCCAAAAAGTTCTTTCATTTTTAAATAAGCAAATTCTGAATTCCAATTAATTCGATCTTCTTCATAAGTGCTCGAAGTATTCATTATTTCATTAAACATTTTAAAGGCATCATAAAAACTAGTTGGGTTAATTGTGTCAACTGATACTTCTAATGATGTTTCTATCGCTTCTTTCATTGGAGTGTTCGAAAAATTATCTCCGTTTATCCCAGGGCATCGCGGGCAATAACTCAATGGTATTCCGCGCTCACCATAATCCCCTGTTTCGGAGCTTGTTGGGCCATTTACACATGAATTAAAATTTGGAGTATAATCAATAACTTTTACATTTCCGGTACCGCCACCACCTTTGTGTAAATCTGTAAGAGATAAACCCGTTGTTGTATTATAGGGTGGTGATACGCTGGGATCAATATTGTCCCATTTATTATTATGTGCCGGTAAAATTCTTTCACCATTTATCCAACTCCATGAAAATGTTGAGCCGGCTAAAGCAAATCTATTTAGTCCATTTGAATTGTCAACAGACAAATCATTGAATCCATCTTGAAGAATTAGAAGATTTGAAGAAACTGCGTCAATACCCCCACCAGATCTTAAAATGTTATTTCCACCAAATTTTTGACTAATACTATTTTGACCAAGAGGATCGGTTGCCGGATCATAATAAAGTGGACTTAAATTCAAGCTGGCATTATCATGCAAGTAAATTGATGTAGTAAGTGCATCAACAGAACTACATTTTATATTAGTCAAACTAGGTCCATCTAGAAAAATTCCAGTGTTATATCCGCCATATGGGTTTTCTGAAATACTCAAATTTTGAAAATAAAAAGCTGCTGTACCTGAAGACAAAAGTTTAATTGCATTGTTATAGTTACTTCCAGCATTATAAATTGCAACATTCTTAAAACTACTTGTCGTGCTGGCATTTATACCATCAATAGGCAAATTACAATCAACAAAATCTATATTGTTTAACTGTACTCCTTTATCTACAAATTTTAACCCATTATAACATTGCTCAAAACTACAATCGTTAATTCGTAATGTATTCGCGGAACCCCACATCAAATAGGCACTTAAACCATGATTAAGTGCTTTAAAAGACACATCCTTTATCTCGTGATTTGGAACAGCACATACCCAAAAGCCATTTGAATTAGCTGCGTGACCCGGTATACTTGTTGCCATCAAATTTTTTAATTTATAACTTGAAGCCATTAACCAACTTGAGTAATTTCCAAACTCAATTAGCCCATCCTGCATAGTTTGCATGTTTATTTGATCGTCAGCTTTTACATAGGTTGGACTTACCACTTCAGCAATTTTATCAGACTTACCACTTCCAATTAGAGTAATGCTATTACTTGCATCTCCGTGAATATTAATATCACCATTTCCTATTGGGTTTAATTTGAATCCGAAATACCCATTTCCACTGAAATGCAAGTCAGCTTGTGATTGAAGGTTTATTAGTCCGCCAAATTGAAGCATAGCCTCTTCGCCATTCAAGTTAATATGTGCATTGTGGTAGTAATTAAAAGTATAGTCATTCAATACTATTTTGCAGTGATCGCTTGTTAATACTCCATTTGTGTACAGGTCGAATAAGCCGCTGTTTAGGTTTAAGGTACCTCCGGTTAAATCGGCTCCTTTTTTTACCATCATTGAGTG containing:
- a CDS encoding DUF1569 domain-containing protein, with product MELPNIFTTEVSQGFLDRINKLTAASQPLWGKMNVAQMLAHCCVTYEMIYENKHKAPGGFGKLMLKLFVKPIVVTTKTYSKNSRTAPAFLIVDERIFELEKKRLMQFITQTQQKGEAFFDGKESLSFGKLSSNEWNNMFYKHLNHHLSQFGV
- a CDS encoding aminoacyl-histidine dipeptidase; translated protein: MTKSIKELEPKAVWNYFAELNAVPRPSKKEERVIQFILDFGKQLNLPTNRDEVGNVIIKKPASKGMENRQTVVLQSHLDMVHQKNAATVFDFDTQGIDMYVEGDWVKAKGTTLGADNGLGVASIMAILASDAIAHPPIEALFTIDEETGMTGALNLKGGLLDGRILLNLDTEDDRELTIGCAGGVDVTATGSYSLETAPEGVLFYELSVKGATGGHSGMDIYLGRANANKLMNRLLTAAFETCAIQIASIDGGSLRNAIPRESVAIVIVPESKATELEDLVNEKHSIFQAEYQTTDPQLVVSCKKSDSKARVLQKGFQSKLLKSISACVNGIYRMSPDILHLVQTSNNLARVSVKEGEYSIQCLTRSSVDSEKIDLAESLKSAFELMGAKVSFAGSYPGWTPNPHASIVQLMRNLYTKMYQSEPMVSACHAGLECGILGTNYPGMEMISFGPNITGAHSPDEKAQISSVQKYWQLLLETLNQIPEKK
- a CDS encoding phosphoethanolamine transferase; translation: MRDEIAKAFNVLYPFYLLCLLFTPLLLAVLINKSLFDSREILIYLAWLTIFTTTSYFTKKQLIYKIACCLFFVNGNIQLVHWILLHGPLTLTSILVLSNTNLQEAYEFFELKASLRLFILIPYSWLFIMALKHKFQVAASKSNTIIAAILFFTVVVFMGYDALKQRFIRKASPPIVRVIAAYINDADLYKEAGTKQVPKKINAFSSNQLSRQTFVLIIGESVNKKHLSLYGYPQNTSPLLSKRNDIVAFNNVVSAYSNTLNAVLSMFSNASIDTVIPPQQQVDLMDVFYSAGFETYWISNQSPIGIWDNKVSALAQKSDNCIFVNTTANNSFESINTASYDSKLLNPFANALRAEAPKKFIVVHLMGSHASYVKRYPATFNQFKGTDERTSLIANYDNSILYTDFIVDSLLTLLTQQASNRAEFCSAIYLADHGENVYDENNDVGHGYAGKLPHANIEIPFLLWLSPPFLKDSVIASNYYKSKNEIPFVSDDLFHAVIDLAHIKTNYFDRSRSLFNPAFESNRRRILEDGLNYDLR
- a CDS encoding T9SS type A sorting domain-containing protein, with translation MKKIILASFLTLLFSGNTNAQCVITNLQDANGNYIPLNYECPYAGFNLSGTYNGVVYSGDAWLKPAAGNTLGQLRKPLIFVEGLDLDTEHHDTHRHGSRGWPNFISGIASETDPSEIIFDHLPILISELHNRGYDIFYLDFYDGTTYMQGNAMVLVDLIQKITLNYAGPDNHSIVVAGASMGGQIAKYALSYMEKNNLKHCVGEYISIDSPHQGANIPMGMMQMLEQIAPLSDELQKYKDYLYSPAPMQLLINHSYSGAAGYRQSWLSDLAALGNYPKFCRKVAITNGSKTADELFSAGNQLADFQVNSLSPCNGNNFIRCKIHSNSGVGTPSFVYQGKFLKGANKLEMLTNIGLCEGQCIACIADPTLFYDFKLYAMPLTTPTYDNAPGGKRNSLVQFGQKIDRSIGALIQNNTSLNWSINSYVKSVNENYHCFIPTISGLDINTTDLLYNVNSNLLYDDRPLPSQYPFDAYYAPSGNNEFHVEITGDATQGNIQWTLNELSKSDMRLTNTLNSSSPNNGTFNFGRRENRFIKYLYIGAGGNLYVNGNIPSDFGSATTPPIPGGASVPDPGSSLTVETCFCDNSRIEVINGGKIILGDNSTGNIGNLIFHSGTQLILRSGSTIKINEGSKLTLEPGANLIMEDNVTILLQGPNALFDVQGALNQVTIKGTKNLSVLRGAATTGGTLKLSTGSINMQSNSHFVVDDCRVLLNDVTLSYQQDADFTLNGSNAYIDVPQPCNISIGSGHSMMVKKGADLTGGTLNLNSGLFDLYTNGVLTSDHCKIVLNDYTFNYYHNAHINLNGEEAMLQFGGLINLQSQADLHFSGNGYFGFKLNPIGNGDINIHGDASNSITLIGSGKSDKIAEVVSPTYVKADDQINMQTMQDGLIEFGNYSSWLMASSYKLKNLMATSIPGHAANSNGFWVCAVPNHEIKDVSFKALNHGLSAYLMWGSANTLRINDCSFEQCYNGLKFVDKGVQLNNIDFVDCNLPIDGINASTTSSFKNVAIYNAGSNYNNAIKLLSSGTAAFYFQNLSISENPYGGYNTGIFLDGPSLTNIKCSSVDALTTSIYLHDNASLNLSPLYYDPATDPLGQNSISQKFGGNNILRSGGGIDAVSSNLLILQDGFNDLSVDNSNGLNRFALAGSTFSWSWINGERILPAHNNKWDNIDPSVSPPYNTTTGLSLTDLHKGGGGTGNVKVIDYTPNFNSCVNGPTSSETGDYGERGIPLSYCPRCPGINGDNFSNTPMKEAIETSLEVSVDTINPTSFYDAFKMFNEIMNTSSTYEEDRINWNSEFAYLKMKELFGTLVRDDRIVPLDESNEYCLKLIEVEKRMIELSREKDDDFHEFYYTIDLATTLRLIGNYQSALDVLNALAPCLKLDDAQVKFLDNWLVSIQAEQLLKTGLIGIYDFDNYAGMNASNREFKKIGNTQANIDTVVHLSALPSMPINQQFVFDNSNFKYSISSRFDSASVNYHIKKSDWNNNLVWEQDFDGRNKGIDSIKAILIDDNNNLYVTGKSWNGVDYDVLTIKYDTAGNTYWIAKYNDKQIGNDEPLGFEIDSNFHIKVYVHSYNDSIAMYKTIYYTQCDSSCTQNYRIKNSKNEKSKISSDGNLDLIVYPIPATDKLSLVLNSENSSQTFSLNMFDMTGRLVFSKKISYKYVMDLSPLTKGVYQLVVSDNSHSLKQRIVID